The following is a genomic window from Pseudomonas sp. FP2335.
CCGCGGCTTCGATCACAGCCGGGTGCTCGACCAACGCGCTTTCCACATCAAACGGGCCAACGCGGTAACCGGAGGTGGTGATCACGTCGTCACTGCGCCCGACAAAGCTGATGCTGCCATTGGGGTTCAATTCCACGGTGTCGCCGCTCAGGTAGTACTTACCGACAAACGCCTTGGTCTTCACGCCGTCATAGCCGCCGAACCAGCACATCGGCGACTGTTCGCGGTCGATGGCGAGGATGCCGGGCTGGCCGGCGGGCAACTCCTGATAATCATCGTCCAGCACCACGATACGGTGGCCCGGCGAGGCAAATCCGGCCGAGCCGACATGCACCGGGTGTTCCAGGCCATGGTGATTGCACAGCACCATGCCCAGTTCGGTCTGGCCATAGTGGTCGTGGATGGTCACGCCGAGCTGGTCGGCAAACCAGCGGATCACTTCCGGGTTGAGCGGCTCGCCGGCGCTGCTGACGATGCGCAGCTTGCCCTTGATTGCGCGCGCGAACTGCTCACCGCCGGCGATCAACAGGCGGTAGGCGGTGGGCGAGCCGGTCAGGTTGGTGATCCCGTATTTGTTGATCACCCGGCAGGTGCTTTCCAGGGTGAAGGGGCCATCGTAGAAGGTAATCGGGTGGCCCATGGACAGCGGCCCGGTCACGCCGAAATAGATGCCGTAGGCCCAGCCCGGGTCGGCGACGTTCCAGAACGCGTCTTCGGGGCGCAGGTCCACGGCGTCGCGGGTGTAGCTCTTGAATGCCACGATGGCCTTGAGTGGCACAGACAACGCTTTGGATGGGCCGGTCGTGCCGGAGGTGAACATCAGCAGGAAGGGATCGTCCGCGCCCAGTAACACCGGTTCGCACACGTTGGAGTAGTTGGGCAATTCGGCCCAGAAACTGAAGTCGCCGCGCACCAGGCCTTCGCCCTTGGCGCCGCTGACCGTGACGATGGTCGGGCAGCCGTCGACTTCCGTCAGCTTGGGCCGGTTTACCGCATCGGTGACCACCAAGGCGGCGCCGGAGCTGTTCAGGCGGTGCTCGATGGCCTTGGGCCCAAAGGCAGTGAACAGAGGTTGATAGACCGCACCGATGCGCCACGTCGCGAACACCACCACCAGCAGTTCCGCTGTGCGCGGCAACAGCCCCGCCACCTTGTCGCCACGCTTGACGCCCTGGGCCAGCAAAAAGTTGGCGAAGCGTGCGGCCTGGTCCTGCAAGTCGGTAAAGGTCGACGTAGCGCTGCGCCCGTCCTTGCCTTCCCAGAACAACGCGATGCGCCCCGGCAGTGCGTGGCGGTCGCAACATTCGACGCAGGCATTGAGGCCTTGCAGGTTGCCGGCGAGTGCGGCGTCAACGGTGTGCTGGTAGTCAAACCCGGTGGTGGCAGCCAAATAGTCACGCATCGCTTCAAATCCTTCTGCATTGTTATTTTAAGGACGTAAACCGTGGAAATAGTCGCTCCAGAGCGCTGCAGCAGCAATGGTCAAAGCTTTCAAGTTGGCTGACTGCTTTGGCCAATCATCGATCGCGCTGATCGACCGGTCAGCCCAAGCGATTGGACGGCCCTGGCGCAAGCTTCTAACCTGAGGGCCTGCGCCACCAGAGAAGTCCCCCTGCCGATGATCGTCCGTCCCAAGCCCAACTTGCTGGGTATCCTGTTCTCCCTCAAGGGTTCGATTGCCAAGCGCATTGCCTTGCGCAGCCTGCTGGTGACGCTGCTCGCGTCGGTGATCGTGCTGGTCGAGACGTGGCACCCGGCGTATTTCTCCAAGGTCAACGCCACACCCTTCACTTTGCTGGGGTTGTCGTTGTCGATCTTCATGAGTTTTCGCAACAACGCCTGCTACGACCGCTGGTGGGAAGGTCGCAAGCAATTGGGGCAGATGATCATTGATGTGCGCTCACTGATCCGTGAAACCCAAGTACTCGGCGATTCGCCAGAGCGCACCGGGCTGTTGCGCGGTTTGTGCGGTTTTGCCCATGGTTTGATCGCGCGTTTGCGCCACGAAGACGAAGCCCGGGCAATCACGCCCTGGATCGGCGTAGACGCAGCGCACCCGAACCTGCCCGACAACGTGCTGCAGCAACTCGGCGCGCGCTTTTCCCGACTGTGCGAGCAAGGCGTGATCAGCGAGTGGCGCTACACCCAACTGGAAACCCGACTGGTCAGCCTGAGCCAGGTGCAGGCGTCGTGCGAACGGATCAAGAGTACGCCGCTGCCCTTCCCCTACACGTTGTTGCTGCACCGCACCATCTACCTGTTCTGCATTTTGCTGCCGTTCGCCATGGCCGAGCCGCTGGGCTGGTTGACGCCAGTGTTCACCGCCATCGTCAGCTACACCTTCTTTGGCCTCGACGAAATTGGCGATGACCTCGAAGACCCGTTCGGCTTCGACGAAAACGACCTGCCGTGCAATGCCATCGTGCGCAACCTGGAGCGCGAACTGCGCGCCGCCCTCGGCGAAAGCGACTTGCCGCCCGCCCTGGAACCTGTGGAGTACGTGCTGACCTGATGCCGGTTTGACACTCGCGTTGGTCTGACCGAAGCTGACGGCTTTGTAATACTTTTCGGACGCCTGCATGTCTAAGTCACGCCGTTACGCCATCGTCGGCCTGTGCGCCCTGCTGTTTTTTGTATTGCTCGCCTGGTATTTCTCCCGCTCCACCCAGGTGGCCGTGCCGCCGGCGATTGCCCATGGTTATTCAAAAGCCCTTAAACAGGCGCATAACGGCGAGCCTGGCGCGGCCCGCGTGCTTTACCAGCAATTGGCGCGGCCGGATCTGTCGCCTGAACGGCGTGCCGCGCTGCACGCTGAACTGCCCAATTACCCCAGTCCGCAAGCCTTGAAACTGGCTGACAAGGACCTGGCCAGCGATTCCCCGCTGGTACGCGAGGCCGCGATCCACAGCATCGTCGGCCTGGTGCCCAGCGGCCAGCGCACACTGCTGCTTGGCCCGGCGCTGGACGACCCGCAGCAAAGCGTGCGCTTTGCCGCCGCCAACGCCCTGCTCGGCCTGTCGCCCGACACCCTGGGCCTGTACTTCGGCCCGTTGCAGCAAGTGCTGGACGAATTCGTCAAATACCTCAAGGCTCAGCCCGAATCTGCCGAGGGCTGGATTCAACTGGCGCGCCTGTACATCCACAGCGCCCTGCTGCCGGACGCGCAAAATGCCCTGGAGCAAGCCATGCGCTTGCAGCCCGACAACCTGCAAGCCGTGGTCGCACAGATCGAATTGCTGGATAAACAGGGCAAAAGTGAAGAGTCGCGCCAATTGCTGGCACGGCAACTGGCGGCGCACCCGGAATCTGCCTACCTGCAACACGCCCTCGGCCTGTGGCTGCTGCACCATGGTGAGCGTGCCTATGCCCTGCTCGGCCTGTCCAAGGCGGTAGAGCTGGAGCCGGACAATCAGGATTACCGCTACGACCTGGCCACCACCCTGCACGCCCAGAACGAACTGGAAGCCGCGCAACGTCAGTTGGAAGAAATCGTCCAGCGTCACCCTGCCAATCGCAAGGCCCGTGTGCTGCTGGTCAACTATTGGAAGGAAAGCGGCCAACTGCAGAACGTACAGGTGTTGCTCGCCCAGCTCGAACAACAAAACCCGGACGATCCGGCCTTGCAGCAAGGCTTGTAGCCGCACTGCAAAAACTTGTAAAAACCTACGCAACTTGTACAAATATCAGAATCCGTTGAACGGTCACAGGCCACTACGGTCAAGTAAATATGGCGCGCCCAAGGCGGTGCGCTCCTCTATTTGTATGTGATCCGAGGGCAATTCTTGTCTACATCCAACGAGCTGTTCAGTGAAAAGGCGGCCATCGGCATCGAAGGTCTTGACGACATTCTTTGCGGTGGGCTCTCGCGTAGCCATCTGTTCCTGCTGGAAGGTGAACCCGGCACTGGTAAAACCACCGTCGCCCTGCATTTTTTGCAGGCCGGTGCGAAAAACGGCGAAACGTCTCTGTACATCACCTTGTCCGAAACCGAGCGCGAGTTGCGCCAGGGCGCCAAGTCCCACGGTTGGGACCTGGATGACAACATCAATATCTTCGAATTGACTCCACCCGAAAGCCTGCTCAACGCCGACCACCAGCAAAGCCTGCTGTACTCCTCCGACCTGGAGCTGGGCGAGGCCACCCGGCAGATCTTCGAGGTGGTCGAACGGGTCAAGCCGTC
Proteins encoded in this region:
- a CDS encoding AMP-binding protein, which translates into the protein MRDYLAATTGFDYQHTVDAALAGNLQGLNACVECCDRHALPGRIALFWEGKDGRSATSTFTDLQDQAARFANFLLAQGVKRGDKVAGLLPRTAELLVVVFATWRIGAVYQPLFTAFGPKAIEHRLNSSGAALVVTDAVNRPKLTEVDGCPTIVTVSGAKGEGLVRGDFSFWAELPNYSNVCEPVLLGADDPFLLMFTSGTTGPSKALSVPLKAIVAFKSYTRDAVDLRPEDAFWNVADPGWAYGIYFGVTGPLSMGHPITFYDGPFTLESTCRVINKYGITNLTGSPTAYRLLIAGGEQFARAIKGKLRIVSSAGEPLNPEVIRWFADQLGVTIHDHYGQTELGMVLCNHHGLEHPVHVGSAGFASPGHRIVVLDDDYQELPAGQPGILAIDREQSPMCWFGGYDGVKTKAFVGKYYLSGDTVELNPNGSISFVGRSDDVITTSGYRVGPFDVESALVEHPAVIEAAVVGKPDPERTELVKAFVVINSQYRATPELAEELRQHVRKRLAAHAYPREIEFVSDLPKTPSGKLQRFILRNQEIAKAAVA
- a CDS encoding bestrophin family protein; this encodes MIVRPKPNLLGILFSLKGSIAKRIALRSLLVTLLASVIVLVETWHPAYFSKVNATPFTLLGLSLSIFMSFRNNACYDRWWEGRKQLGQMIIDVRSLIRETQVLGDSPERTGLLRGLCGFAHGLIARLRHEDEARAITPWIGVDAAHPNLPDNVLQQLGARFSRLCEQGVISEWRYTQLETRLVSLSQVQASCERIKSTPLPFPYTLLLHRTIYLFCILLPFAMAEPLGWLTPVFTAIVSYTFFGLDEIGDDLEDPFGFDENDLPCNAIVRNLERELRAALGESDLPPALEPVEYVLT
- a CDS encoding tetratricopeptide repeat protein, producing MSKSRRYAIVGLCALLFFVLLAWYFSRSTQVAVPPAIAHGYSKALKQAHNGEPGAARVLYQQLARPDLSPERRAALHAELPNYPSPQALKLADKDLASDSPLVREAAIHSIVGLVPSGQRTLLLGPALDDPQQSVRFAAANALLGLSPDTLGLYFGPLQQVLDEFVKYLKAQPESAEGWIQLARLYIHSALLPDAQNALEQAMRLQPDNLQAVVAQIELLDKQGKSEESRQLLARQLAAHPESAYLQHALGLWLLHHGERAYALLGLSKAVELEPDNQDYRYDLATTLHAQNELEAAQRQLEEIVQRHPANRKARVLLVNYWKESGQLQNVQVLLAQLEQQNPDDPALQQGL